From Electrophorus electricus isolate fEleEle1 chromosome 8, fEleEle1.pri, whole genome shotgun sequence, the proteins below share one genomic window:
- the sacm1la gene encoding phosphatidylinositol-3-phosphatase SAC1-A isoform X1: protein MATTYEGFNLHVTSEKFYIEACGDANDVLVIDRVSMEMTLAGFRDIPLSGVTKSICGIMGTIRLVAGMYLIVIIKKRKVGNLFGHTVWKAVEFDLLSYKKTVLHLTENQMQDNKTFLSMITSVLNTDGFYFCTDYDLTHTQQRLANTSPDFQEMSLLERADQRFVWNGSLLRDFLAQPELHKFVFPVIHGFIMMKPCSINGKIFEWILISRRSCFRAGVRYYVRGIDSEGHAANFVETEQIVQYSNGRASFVQTRGSMPFFWSQRPNLKYKPKPQISSTTNHLDGFQRHFDSQVLIYGKQVILNLVNQKGSELPLEQTFAKLVNSMESGMIKYIAFDFHKECSKMRWHRLQLLVDAVAEMQDEFGYFMLSSDGKVVVQQTGVFRSNCMDCLDRTNVVQSLLARRALQSQLQRMGVLHVGQKIEEQAEFEKIYKNAWADNANACAKQYAGTGALKTDFTRTGRRTQWGLVMDGWNSMIRYYKNNFSDGFRQDSIDLFLGNYSVDEMEILTPLQLQKDWKFLTLPIIMLVAFSMCIICLLMAGDTWRETVAYVLFWAVAGVVTATVILLNGKEFVNVPKLVQKEKMD, encoded by the exons ATGGCGACTACCTACGAGGGGTTCAACCT TCATGTCACCTCTGAAAAGTTCTACATTGAGGCCTGTGGTGATGCCAACGATGTCTTGGTCATCGATAGGGTTTCCATGGAAATGACCCTCGCAG GTTTTAGGGACATCCCTCTGTCGGGAGTAACCAAGTCTATCTGTGGCATCATGGGGACAATTCGTCTAGTGGCTG GGATGTACCTCATAGTCATCATTAAGAAGAGGAAAGTGGGTAACCTGTTTGGCCACACGGTGTGGAAGGCTGTAGAGTTTGACCTGCTCTCCTACAAGAAGACTGTATTGCACCTCACAGAAAACCAA ATGCAGGACAACAAGACGTTCCTGTCCATGATCACCAGTGTCCTGAATACAGATGGCTTCTACTTCTGCACAGATTATGACCTGACCCACACCCAGCAGCGACTTGCTAACACCAGCCCTGACTTTCAGGAGATGAGCCTGCTCGAGAgg GCAGATCAGAGGTTTGTGTGGAACGGAAGCCTCTTGAGAGATTTCCTTGCGCAACCCGAG CTCCACAAatttgttttccctgtcatCCATGGTT TTATCATGATGAAGCCATGTTCTATCAATGGGAAGATATTTGAATGGATCCTCATTTCTAGAAGGAGCTGTTTCAGGGCTGGTGTGCGATATTATGTCCGAG GAATCGACTCCGAAGGACATGCTGCTAACTTTGTGGAAACAGAACAAATCGTCCAGTACAGTAATGGCAGAGCCTCGTTTGTGCAG ACCCGGGGGTCCATGCCTTTCTTCTGGTCCCAGAGACCCAACCTGAAATACAAGCCCAAGCCTCAGATCAGCAGTACCACCAATCAC CTGGATGGATTCCAGAGACATTTTGACTCCCAGGTCCTCATTTATGGGAAGCAAGTGATTCTGAACTTG gtcAATCAGAAAGGTTCTGAGTTGCCCCTTGAGCAAACTTTTGCCAAACTGGTGAACAGCATGGAAAGTGGAATGATAAA GTACATTGCCTTCGACTTCCATAAGGAGTGCAGCAAGATGAGGTGGCACCGTCTGCAGCTCTTGGTGGATGCCGTGGCAGAGATGCAGGATGAATTTGG GTACTTCATGTTGAGCTCTGATGGGAAGGTGGTGGTGCAGCAGACCGGAGTGTTCCGCAGTAACTGTATGGACTGCCTGGATCGCACCAATGTCGTTCAGAGCCTCCTGGCCCGGCGCGCCCTGCAGAGCCAGCTCCAG AGAATGGGTGTCCTACACGTCGGGCAGAAGATCGAGGAGCAGGCTGAATTTGAGAAAATTTACAAGAATG CCTGGGCCGACAACGCCAACGCATGTGCAAAGCAGTATGCCGGCACCGGAGCCCTAAAGACCGACTTCACCAG GACGGGGAGGAGGACACAGTGGGGCTTAGTTATGGATGGCTGGAATTCTATGATACGCTATTACAAGAACAACTTCTCTGATGGCTTCAGACAA GATTCCATTGACCTCTTTCTTGGAAACTACTCTGTGGACGAAATGGAAATCTTGACACCTCTTCAACTGCAGAAAGATTGGAAATTCCTCACG TTGCCCATCATTATGTTGGTGGCTTTCTCCATGTGCATTATCTGCCTTCTCATGGCTG GTGACAcctggagagagacagtggcGTACGTGCTGTTCTGGGCCGTGGCTGGTGTTGTCACGGCAACCGTCATCCTCCTCAATGGCAAGGAGTTTGTGAACGTGCCCAAGCTGGTCCAGAAAGAGAAGATGGattag
- the sacm1la gene encoding phosphatidylinositol-3-phosphatase SAC1-A isoform X2 has translation MQDNKTFLSMITSVLNTDGFYFCTDYDLTHTQQRLANTSPDFQEMSLLERADQRFVWNGSLLRDFLAQPELHKFVFPVIHGFIMMKPCSINGKIFEWILISRRSCFRAGVRYYVRGIDSEGHAANFVETEQIVQYSNGRASFVQTRGSMPFFWSQRPNLKYKPKPQISSTTNHLDGFQRHFDSQVLIYGKQVILNLVNQKGSELPLEQTFAKLVNSMESGMIKYIAFDFHKECSKMRWHRLQLLVDAVAEMQDEFGYFMLSSDGKVVVQQTGVFRSNCMDCLDRTNVVQSLLARRALQSQLQRMGVLHVGQKIEEQAEFEKIYKNAWADNANACAKQYAGTGALKTDFTRTGRRTQWGLVMDGWNSMIRYYKNNFSDGFRQDSIDLFLGNYSVDEMEILTPLQLQKDWKFLTLPIIMLVAFSMCIICLLMAGDTWRETVAYVLFWAVAGVVTATVILLNGKEFVNVPKLVQKEKMD, from the exons ATGCAGGACAACAAGACGTTCCTGTCCATGATCACCAGTGTCCTGAATACAGATGGCTTCTACTTCTGCACAGATTATGACCTGACCCACACCCAGCAGCGACTTGCTAACACCAGCCCTGACTTTCAGGAGATGAGCCTGCTCGAGAgg GCAGATCAGAGGTTTGTGTGGAACGGAAGCCTCTTGAGAGATTTCCTTGCGCAACCCGAG CTCCACAAatttgttttccctgtcatCCATGGTT TTATCATGATGAAGCCATGTTCTATCAATGGGAAGATATTTGAATGGATCCTCATTTCTAGAAGGAGCTGTTTCAGGGCTGGTGTGCGATATTATGTCCGAG GAATCGACTCCGAAGGACATGCTGCTAACTTTGTGGAAACAGAACAAATCGTCCAGTACAGTAATGGCAGAGCCTCGTTTGTGCAG ACCCGGGGGTCCATGCCTTTCTTCTGGTCCCAGAGACCCAACCTGAAATACAAGCCCAAGCCTCAGATCAGCAGTACCACCAATCAC CTGGATGGATTCCAGAGACATTTTGACTCCCAGGTCCTCATTTATGGGAAGCAAGTGATTCTGAACTTG gtcAATCAGAAAGGTTCTGAGTTGCCCCTTGAGCAAACTTTTGCCAAACTGGTGAACAGCATGGAAAGTGGAATGATAAA GTACATTGCCTTCGACTTCCATAAGGAGTGCAGCAAGATGAGGTGGCACCGTCTGCAGCTCTTGGTGGATGCCGTGGCAGAGATGCAGGATGAATTTGG GTACTTCATGTTGAGCTCTGATGGGAAGGTGGTGGTGCAGCAGACCGGAGTGTTCCGCAGTAACTGTATGGACTGCCTGGATCGCACCAATGTCGTTCAGAGCCTCCTGGCCCGGCGCGCCCTGCAGAGCCAGCTCCAG AGAATGGGTGTCCTACACGTCGGGCAGAAGATCGAGGAGCAGGCTGAATTTGAGAAAATTTACAAGAATG CCTGGGCCGACAACGCCAACGCATGTGCAAAGCAGTATGCCGGCACCGGAGCCCTAAAGACCGACTTCACCAG GACGGGGAGGAGGACACAGTGGGGCTTAGTTATGGATGGCTGGAATTCTATGATACGCTATTACAAGAACAACTTCTCTGATGGCTTCAGACAA GATTCCATTGACCTCTTTCTTGGAAACTACTCTGTGGACGAAATGGAAATCTTGACACCTCTTCAACTGCAGAAAGATTGGAAATTCCTCACG TTGCCCATCATTATGTTGGTGGCTTTCTCCATGTGCATTATCTGCCTTCTCATGGCTG GTGACAcctggagagagacagtggcGTACGTGCTGTTCTGGGCCGTGGCTGGTGTTGTCACGGCAACCGTCATCCTCCTCAATGGCAAGGAGTTTGTGAACGTGCCCAAGCTGGTCCAGAAAGAGAAGATGGattag
- the LOC113583398 gene encoding zinc finger and BTB domain-containing protein 26 isoform X3, protein MDEVCFHLPGHGDAALRSMNSLREQLHFCDITITAGGRQMFRGHKVVLAACSAFLRDQFLLNPSAELQQVSVLHSSTVIRDLLQSCYTGILQFSAKEIVNYLTAASYLQMEHVVEKCRGALSNYLQPRNHNPVGTLKMEDSQSMPVIPHSSEEEALVSGDERPITQQRDDGDLSIQQVRESECSGYIQEEEARNDFTVFQVHVKDDHQDPEDNAGVLEEARETVELLDTQVEELIREEDGAAGSSHRGGPRPLRRRHGEPKGGRGRGFKHRKRYTFRERRPLGNFQQAWRFPTSDEIIGNFAADIGPDYLSAPALADGTLRAEYRAGEGQGTAPGSDCAPAHFSLDTSGAVDEMGVVAVPTEEEAHGDDSVAVVGSTSCVTGTVACEHCGLAFSSVQALAVHSRSTHLLYVCPCCGKHFSHSSNLSRHMAVHRATKLHSCPLCHKTFTQKSTLCDHMNMHSGARPHVCAFCHVCFAHKPALRRHLKEQHGKTTAQNYLEIQRENGGVVTGGGV, encoded by the exons ATGGATGAGGTGTGTTTCCATCTGCCTGGCCATGGCGATGCTGCTCTGAGAAGCATGAACTCCCTGCGTGAGCAGCTGCACTTCTGTGACATCACCATCACGGCGGGGGGGAGGCAGATGTTTCGGGGACATAAAGTGGTGCTGGCTGCCTGCTCCGCCTTTCTCAGGGACCAGTTTCTGCTGAACCCGTCTGCAGAGTTACAG CAGGTGTCGGTGTTGCACAGCTCAACAGTCATACGTGACCTCCTGCAGTCCTGTTACACAGGCATCTTACAGTTTAGTGCCAAAGAGATTGTAAATTACCTGACTGCAGCGAGCTACCTCCAAATGGAACATGTGGTGGAGAAATGCAGGGGAGCGCTTAGCAACTATCTGCAGCCCAGGAACCACAATCCAGTAGGA ACTTTGAAAATGGAGGACTCCCAGTCAATGCCAGTGATT CCTCACAGCTCCGAGGAGGAGGCCCTAGTGTCTGGTGATGAACGTCCCATTACCCAGCAGAGAGATGATGGTGATTTATCCATACAACAG GTTAGAGAATCAGAATGCTCCGGATATATTCAGGAGGAAGAAGCGAGGAATGATTTTACTGTGTTTCAGGTACATGTAAAGGACGACCACCAAGACCCAGAAGATAACGCTGGTGTCCTGGAGGAGGCCAGAGAGACAGTGGAGCTGTTAGACACACAGGTGGAGGAGCTGATCAGGGAGGAAGACGGGGCAGCAGGTAGCAGCCACAGGGGCGGGCCACGTCCATTGAGGCGGAGACACGGGGAGCCTAAGGGTGGTCGGGGGCGGGGCTTCAAGCACAGGAAGCGCTACACCTTCCGCGAGCGACGGCCTCTGGGTAATTTCCAGCAAGCTTGGCGCTTTCCCACCTCTGACGAGATCATAGGTAACTTCGCCGCGGACATCGGGCCGGACTACCTGTCAGCTCCGGCTCTTGCTGACGGCACCCTGCGGGCAGAGTACCGGGCTGGTGAAGGCCAGGGGACTGCACCAGGCTCGGACTGTGCCCCAGCCCACTTCAGCCTGGACACCTCCGGCGCTGTGGACGAAATGGGGGTGGTGGCAGTGCCCACGGAGGAGGAGGCCCACGGGGACGACTCTGTGGCGGTGGTGGGCTCGACGTCGTGCGTGACGGGCACAGTGGCATGCGAGCACTGCGGCCTGGCGTTCTCGTCGGTGCAGGCGTTGGCTGTGCACTCGCGTTCCACCCACCTGCTGTACGTGTGCCCGTGCTGCGGAAAGCACTTCAGCCACTCCAGCAACCTGAGCCGCCACATGGCCGTGCACCGCGCCACCAAGCTGCACAGCTGCCCGCTGTGCCACAAGACGTTCACACAGAAGTCCACGCTGTGCGaccacatgaacatgcacagcGGCGCACGGCCACACGTCTGTGCCTTCTGCCACGTGTGCTTCGCCCACAAGCCCGCGCTGCGCCGCCACCTGAAAGAGCAGCATGGGAAGACAACCGCCCAAAACTACCTGGAGATCCAGCGGGAGAATGGGGGGGTGGTCACGGGTGGAGGTGTTTAA
- the LOC113583398 gene encoding zinc finger and BTB domain-containing protein 12 isoform X4, with protein sequence MDEVCFHLPGHGDAALRSMNSLREQLHFCDITITAGGRQMFRGHKVVLAACSAFLRDQFLLNPSAELQQVSVLHSSTVIRDLLQSCYTGILQFSAKEIVNYLTAASYLQMEHVVEKCRGALSNYLQPRNHNPVGTLKMEDSQSMPVIVSGSAHSLESVSPPSDHTSSLQPHSSEEEALVSGDERPITQQRDDGDLSIQQVHVKDDHQDPEDNAGVLEEARETVELLDTQVEELIREEDGAAGSSHRGGPRPLRRRHGEPKGGRGRGFKHRKRYTFRERRPLGNFQQAWRFPTSDEIIGNFAADIGPDYLSAPALADGTLRAEYRAGEGQGTAPGSDCAPAHFSLDTSGAVDEMGVVAVPTEEEAHGDDSVAVVGSTSCVTGTVACEHCGLAFSSVQALAVHSRSTHLLYVCPCCGKHFSHSSNLSRHMAVHRATKLHSCPLCHKTFTQKSTLCDHMNMHSGARPHVCAFCHVCFAHKPALRRHLKEQHGKTTAQNYLEIQRENGGVVTGGGV encoded by the exons ATGGATGAGGTGTGTTTCCATCTGCCTGGCCATGGCGATGCTGCTCTGAGAAGCATGAACTCCCTGCGTGAGCAGCTGCACTTCTGTGACATCACCATCACGGCGGGGGGGAGGCAGATGTTTCGGGGACATAAAGTGGTGCTGGCTGCCTGCTCCGCCTTTCTCAGGGACCAGTTTCTGCTGAACCCGTCTGCAGAGTTACAG CAGGTGTCGGTGTTGCACAGCTCAACAGTCATACGTGACCTCCTGCAGTCCTGTTACACAGGCATCTTACAGTTTAGTGCCAAAGAGATTGTAAATTACCTGACTGCAGCGAGCTACCTCCAAATGGAACATGTGGTGGAGAAATGCAGGGGAGCGCTTAGCAACTATCTGCAGCCCAGGAACCACAATCCAGTAGGA ACTTTGAAAATGGAGGACTCCCAGTCAATGCCAGTGATTGTAAGTGGAAGCGCACATAGTCTTGAGTCTGTGTCACCCCCTTCTGACCATACATCATCACTGCAGCCTCACAGCTCCGAGGAGGAGGCCCTAGTGTCTGGTGATGAACGTCCCATTACCCAGCAGAGAGATGATGGTGATTTATCCATACAACAG GTACATGTAAAGGACGACCACCAAGACCCAGAAGATAACGCTGGTGTCCTGGAGGAGGCCAGAGAGACAGTGGAGCTGTTAGACACACAGGTGGAGGAGCTGATCAGGGAGGAAGACGGGGCAGCAGGTAGCAGCCACAGGGGCGGGCCACGTCCATTGAGGCGGAGACACGGGGAGCCTAAGGGTGGTCGGGGGCGGGGCTTCAAGCACAGGAAGCGCTACACCTTCCGCGAGCGACGGCCTCTGGGTAATTTCCAGCAAGCTTGGCGCTTTCCCACCTCTGACGAGATCATAGGTAACTTCGCCGCGGACATCGGGCCGGACTACCTGTCAGCTCCGGCTCTTGCTGACGGCACCCTGCGGGCAGAGTACCGGGCTGGTGAAGGCCAGGGGACTGCACCAGGCTCGGACTGTGCCCCAGCCCACTTCAGCCTGGACACCTCCGGCGCTGTGGACGAAATGGGGGTGGTGGCAGTGCCCACGGAGGAGGAGGCCCACGGGGACGACTCTGTGGCGGTGGTGGGCTCGACGTCGTGCGTGACGGGCACAGTGGCATGCGAGCACTGCGGCCTGGCGTTCTCGTCGGTGCAGGCGTTGGCTGTGCACTCGCGTTCCACCCACCTGCTGTACGTGTGCCCGTGCTGCGGAAAGCACTTCAGCCACTCCAGCAACCTGAGCCGCCACATGGCCGTGCACCGCGCCACCAAGCTGCACAGCTGCCCGCTGTGCCACAAGACGTTCACACAGAAGTCCACGCTGTGCGaccacatgaacatgcacagcGGCGCACGGCCACACGTCTGTGCCTTCTGCCACGTGTGCTTCGCCCACAAGCCCGCGCTGCGCCGCCACCTGAAAGAGCAGCATGGGAAGACAACCGCCCAAAACTACCTGGAGATCCAGCGGGAGAATGGGGGGGTGGTCACGGGTGGAGGTGTTTAA
- the LOC113583398 gene encoding zinc finger and BTB domain-containing protein 12 isoform X1 — translation MDEVCFHLPGHGDAALRSMNSLREQLHFCDITITAGGRQMFRGHKVVLAACSAFLRDQFLLNPSAELQQVSVLHSSTVIRDLLQSCYTGILQFSAKEIVNYLTAASYLQMEHVVEKCRGALSNYLQPRNHNPVGTLKMEDSQSMPVIVSGSAHSLESVSPPSDHTSSLQPHSSEEEALVSGDERPITQQRDDGDLSIQQVRESECSGYIQEEEARNDFTVFQVHVKDDHQDPEDNAGVLEEARETVELLDTQVEELIREEDGAAGSSHRGGPRPLRRRHGEPKGGRGRGFKHRKRYTFRERRPLGNFQQAWRFPTSDEIIGNFAADIGPDYLSAPALADGTLRAEYRAGEGQGTAPGSDCAPAHFSLDTSGAVDEMGVVAVPTEEEAHGDDSVAVVGSTSCVTGTVACEHCGLAFSSVQALAVHSRSTHLLYVCPCCGKHFSHSSNLSRHMAVHRATKLHSCPLCHKTFTQKSTLCDHMNMHSGARPHVCAFCHVCFAHKPALRRHLKEQHGKTTAQNYLEIQRENGGVVTGGGV, via the exons ATGGATGAGGTGTGTTTCCATCTGCCTGGCCATGGCGATGCTGCTCTGAGAAGCATGAACTCCCTGCGTGAGCAGCTGCACTTCTGTGACATCACCATCACGGCGGGGGGGAGGCAGATGTTTCGGGGACATAAAGTGGTGCTGGCTGCCTGCTCCGCCTTTCTCAGGGACCAGTTTCTGCTGAACCCGTCTGCAGAGTTACAG CAGGTGTCGGTGTTGCACAGCTCAACAGTCATACGTGACCTCCTGCAGTCCTGTTACACAGGCATCTTACAGTTTAGTGCCAAAGAGATTGTAAATTACCTGACTGCAGCGAGCTACCTCCAAATGGAACATGTGGTGGAGAAATGCAGGGGAGCGCTTAGCAACTATCTGCAGCCCAGGAACCACAATCCAGTAGGA ACTTTGAAAATGGAGGACTCCCAGTCAATGCCAGTGATTGTAAGTGGAAGCGCACATAGTCTTGAGTCTGTGTCACCCCCTTCTGACCATACATCATCACTGCAGCCTCACAGCTCCGAGGAGGAGGCCCTAGTGTCTGGTGATGAACGTCCCATTACCCAGCAGAGAGATGATGGTGATTTATCCATACAACAG GTTAGAGAATCAGAATGCTCCGGATATATTCAGGAGGAAGAAGCGAGGAATGATTTTACTGTGTTTCAGGTACATGTAAAGGACGACCACCAAGACCCAGAAGATAACGCTGGTGTCCTGGAGGAGGCCAGAGAGACAGTGGAGCTGTTAGACACACAGGTGGAGGAGCTGATCAGGGAGGAAGACGGGGCAGCAGGTAGCAGCCACAGGGGCGGGCCACGTCCATTGAGGCGGAGACACGGGGAGCCTAAGGGTGGTCGGGGGCGGGGCTTCAAGCACAGGAAGCGCTACACCTTCCGCGAGCGACGGCCTCTGGGTAATTTCCAGCAAGCTTGGCGCTTTCCCACCTCTGACGAGATCATAGGTAACTTCGCCGCGGACATCGGGCCGGACTACCTGTCAGCTCCGGCTCTTGCTGACGGCACCCTGCGGGCAGAGTACCGGGCTGGTGAAGGCCAGGGGACTGCACCAGGCTCGGACTGTGCCCCAGCCCACTTCAGCCTGGACACCTCCGGCGCTGTGGACGAAATGGGGGTGGTGGCAGTGCCCACGGAGGAGGAGGCCCACGGGGACGACTCTGTGGCGGTGGTGGGCTCGACGTCGTGCGTGACGGGCACAGTGGCATGCGAGCACTGCGGCCTGGCGTTCTCGTCGGTGCAGGCGTTGGCTGTGCACTCGCGTTCCACCCACCTGCTGTACGTGTGCCCGTGCTGCGGAAAGCACTTCAGCCACTCCAGCAACCTGAGCCGCCACATGGCCGTGCACCGCGCCACCAAGCTGCACAGCTGCCCGCTGTGCCACAAGACGTTCACACAGAAGTCCACGCTGTGCGaccacatgaacatgcacagcGGCGCACGGCCACACGTCTGTGCCTTCTGCCACGTGTGCTTCGCCCACAAGCCCGCGCTGCGCCGCCACCTGAAAGAGCAGCATGGGAAGACAACCGCCCAAAACTACCTGGAGATCCAGCGGGAGAATGGGGGGGTGGTCACGGGTGGAGGTGTTTAA
- the LOC113583398 gene encoding zinc finger and BTB domain-containing protein 12 isoform X2 — protein MDEVCFHLPGHGDAALRSMNSLREQLHFCDITITAGGRQMFRGHKVVLAACSAFLRDQFLLNPSAELQVSVLHSSTVIRDLLQSCYTGILQFSAKEIVNYLTAASYLQMEHVVEKCRGALSNYLQPRNHNPVGTLKMEDSQSMPVIVSGSAHSLESVSPPSDHTSSLQPHSSEEEALVSGDERPITQQRDDGDLSIQQVRESECSGYIQEEEARNDFTVFQVHVKDDHQDPEDNAGVLEEARETVELLDTQVEELIREEDGAAGSSHRGGPRPLRRRHGEPKGGRGRGFKHRKRYTFRERRPLGNFQQAWRFPTSDEIIGNFAADIGPDYLSAPALADGTLRAEYRAGEGQGTAPGSDCAPAHFSLDTSGAVDEMGVVAVPTEEEAHGDDSVAVVGSTSCVTGTVACEHCGLAFSSVQALAVHSRSTHLLYVCPCCGKHFSHSSNLSRHMAVHRATKLHSCPLCHKTFTQKSTLCDHMNMHSGARPHVCAFCHVCFAHKPALRRHLKEQHGKTTAQNYLEIQRENGGVVTGGGV, from the exons ATGGATGAGGTGTGTTTCCATCTGCCTGGCCATGGCGATGCTGCTCTGAGAAGCATGAACTCCCTGCGTGAGCAGCTGCACTTCTGTGACATCACCATCACGGCGGGGGGGAGGCAGATGTTTCGGGGACATAAAGTGGTGCTGGCTGCCTGCTCCGCCTTTCTCAGGGACCAGTTTCTGCTGAACCCGTCTGCAGAGTTACAG GTGTCGGTGTTGCACAGCTCAACAGTCATACGTGACCTCCTGCAGTCCTGTTACACAGGCATCTTACAGTTTAGTGCCAAAGAGATTGTAAATTACCTGACTGCAGCGAGCTACCTCCAAATGGAACATGTGGTGGAGAAATGCAGGGGAGCGCTTAGCAACTATCTGCAGCCCAGGAACCACAATCCAGTAGGA ACTTTGAAAATGGAGGACTCCCAGTCAATGCCAGTGATTGTAAGTGGAAGCGCACATAGTCTTGAGTCTGTGTCACCCCCTTCTGACCATACATCATCACTGCAGCCTCACAGCTCCGAGGAGGAGGCCCTAGTGTCTGGTGATGAACGTCCCATTACCCAGCAGAGAGATGATGGTGATTTATCCATACAACAG GTTAGAGAATCAGAATGCTCCGGATATATTCAGGAGGAAGAAGCGAGGAATGATTTTACTGTGTTTCAGGTACATGTAAAGGACGACCACCAAGACCCAGAAGATAACGCTGGTGTCCTGGAGGAGGCCAGAGAGACAGTGGAGCTGTTAGACACACAGGTGGAGGAGCTGATCAGGGAGGAAGACGGGGCAGCAGGTAGCAGCCACAGGGGCGGGCCACGTCCATTGAGGCGGAGACACGGGGAGCCTAAGGGTGGTCGGGGGCGGGGCTTCAAGCACAGGAAGCGCTACACCTTCCGCGAGCGACGGCCTCTGGGTAATTTCCAGCAAGCTTGGCGCTTTCCCACCTCTGACGAGATCATAGGTAACTTCGCCGCGGACATCGGGCCGGACTACCTGTCAGCTCCGGCTCTTGCTGACGGCACCCTGCGGGCAGAGTACCGGGCTGGTGAAGGCCAGGGGACTGCACCAGGCTCGGACTGTGCCCCAGCCCACTTCAGCCTGGACACCTCCGGCGCTGTGGACGAAATGGGGGTGGTGGCAGTGCCCACGGAGGAGGAGGCCCACGGGGACGACTCTGTGGCGGTGGTGGGCTCGACGTCGTGCGTGACGGGCACAGTGGCATGCGAGCACTGCGGCCTGGCGTTCTCGTCGGTGCAGGCGTTGGCTGTGCACTCGCGTTCCACCCACCTGCTGTACGTGTGCCCGTGCTGCGGAAAGCACTTCAGCCACTCCAGCAACCTGAGCCGCCACATGGCCGTGCACCGCGCCACCAAGCTGCACAGCTGCCCGCTGTGCCACAAGACGTTCACACAGAAGTCCACGCTGTGCGaccacatgaacatgcacagcGGCGCACGGCCACACGTCTGTGCCTTCTGCCACGTGTGCTTCGCCCACAAGCCCGCGCTGCGCCGCCACCTGAAAGAGCAGCATGGGAAGACAACCGCCCAAAACTACCTGGAGATCCAGCGGGAGAATGGGGGGGTGGTCACGGGTGGAGGTGTTTAA
- the nelfe gene encoding negative elongation factor E: MAVFPSLLTEEEETLQKKYAKLKKKKKALLALKKQSSSGQTSQAGLKRTLSDQPVVDTATATEQAKMLIKSGAISAIKSENKNSGFKRSRTLEGKLKDPDKGPAPAFLPFQRSVSTDEELSESAKRAHRKTLYESFVSSGDRARDDDDSGGVPSSREFERERERELERDRDRDRERERDRGRDRERERERDRSRDRERERERERERDGPFRRSDSHPERRNARKGNTVYVYGTGLVEDSLRTAFSQHGNIIDLSMDSPRKCAFVTFEKMESADQAVQELNGITVGDVTIKVSIARKQPMLDAATGKSPWASLAVQNSAKGSYRDKRNQVIYSEDFL, from the exons ATGGCAGTATTTCCAAGCTTActgacagaggaggaggaaacaCTCCAGAAAAAATACGCCAAGTTAAAGAAAAAG AAAAAGGCTCTCTTGGCACTGAAGAAGCAGAGCTCAAGCGGTCAAACAAGTCAAGCCGGACTGAAACGCA CCCTGTCAGATCAGCCTGTGGTGGACACGGCAACAGCAACTGAGCAGGCCAAAATGCTCATCAAATCTGGTGCCATAAGTGCCATCAAATCAGAGAACAAGAACTCTGGGTTCAAGCGTTCTAGGACACTCGAGGGTAAATTAAAG GACCCAGACAAAGGTCCTGCTCCAGCATTCCTGCCATTTCAGAGAAGTGTCTCCACAGATGAGGAGCTTTCAGAG TCAGCTAAAAGAGCCCATAGAAAGACTCTGTATGAAAG CTTTGTTAGCTCGGGAGACCGCGCTCGTGACGACGACGACAGCGGGGGAGTGCCGTCCAGTCGTGAATTTGAGCgtgagcgggagagagagctggaaaGAGACAGGGATCGTGACCGGGAACGTGAGCGGGACCGAGGGCGGGACAGGGAGCGGGAGCGGGAGCGGGATAGAAGCCGTGACAGAGAAcgcgagcgagagcgagagcgcgagcGTGATGGACCATTTAGAC GCTCGGACTCGCACCCGGAGCGTCGGAATGCTCGGAAGGGCAACACGGTTTACGTATATGGCACAGGACTAGTGGAGGACAGCCTGCGTACGGCTTTCTCTCAGCATGGCAATATCATTGACCTGTCCATGGATTCCCCGCGCAA GTGCGCCTTTGTCACTTTTGAGAAGATGGAATCAGCGGATCAGGCTGTACAAGAG CTGAATGGTATCACGGTGGGCGACGTCACCATTAAAGTGAGCATTGCCAGGAAGCAGCCCATGCTGGATGCAGCTACGGGCAAGAGCCCATGGGCCTCCCTGG CTGTTCAAAACAGTGCCAAAGGCTCCTACAGGGATAAGCGGAATCAAGTGATCTACAGCGAGGATTTCCTCTGA